A genome region from Thermomicrobiales bacterium includes the following:
- a CDS encoding ABC transporter substrate-binding protein, translating into MTLRIDSTVSRRAMLGGMSALAAAAVLTPRSGAQDASPAAGEWAYTDVLGTTVTLPEAPVRIVANIVTAAALWDLGIHPVGVFDWTVSNYPDGNHIAWGNIPADQVVNVGNADGNIEPEMLLTLDPDIVLTQTFDRTDPAQTNGVPPDLLEQIDAIAPVLVVTDMAPTDVLVDRLVQLGSSLGADLDAPEITAAREAYEAKIAEFQQVAAEKSDVANLFANFGADLIYVGGPKDVSELQWLTTLGLNFINADSEMATEFWEELSTEQAMRYPADVIFSDVYSELLTAEDLAGEPVYAVMPAVVAGQVGLWNRDFPVSYAGATAFLETILETLRTAEKVTDTATPAA; encoded by the coding sequence GTGACCCTGCGTATCGATTCGACCGTTTCTCGCCGTGCCATGCTGGGCGGCATGAGTGCCCTGGCTGCCGCCGCGGTGCTGACGCCACGATCCGGCGCTCAGGACGCGTCCCCAGCCGCCGGCGAATGGGCCTATACCGACGTCCTTGGCACGACCGTGACCCTCCCGGAAGCCCCGGTGCGCATCGTCGCGAACATCGTCACGGCCGCCGCGCTTTGGGATCTCGGGATTCATCCGGTCGGCGTGTTCGACTGGACCGTCTCGAACTACCCCGACGGCAACCATATCGCCTGGGGCAATATCCCAGCCGACCAGGTCGTCAACGTCGGCAATGCCGATGGCAACATCGAGCCGGAAATGCTCCTCACGCTCGATCCGGATATCGTCCTCACCCAGACCTTCGACCGCACCGATCCGGCGCAAACCAACGGCGTTCCGCCCGATCTGCTCGAGCAGATCGATGCAATCGCGCCGGTGCTGGTGGTGACCGATATGGCTCCGACCGATGTGCTCGTCGATCGTCTGGTGCAGTTGGGTAGCTCCCTCGGCGCGGACCTGGACGCACCCGAGATAACCGCCGCGCGCGAGGCCTACGAAGCCAAGATCGCCGAATTCCAGCAGGTTGCCGCCGAGAAATCCGACGTGGCGAATCTCTTCGCCAACTTCGGCGCCGATCTCATCTATGTCGGCGGACCAAAGGACGTCTCCGAGTTGCAATGGCTCACCACCCTCGGCCTGAATTTCATCAATGCCGATTCCGAGATGGCGACCGAGTTCTGGGAAGAGCTGAGCACCGAACAAGCGATGCGCTACCCGGCGGATGTCATCTTCTCCGACGTCTATAGCGAATTGCTCACCGCCGAAGACCTGGCGGGCGAGCCGGTCTATGCCGTCATGCCCGCGGTTGTCGCCGGTCAGGTCGGTCTCTGGAACCGCGACTTTCCGGTCAGCTACGCCGGCGCCACCGCTTTTCTGGAAACCATCCTCGAAACCCTCCGCACCGCCGAGAAGGTGACAGACACAGCAACGCCGGCAGCCTAA
- a CDS encoding ABC transporter ATP-binding protein yields the protein MPDATKDPARSALEVVDLSATFVEDRRRLQVLRDVSFSVQTNEFVAIVGPSGSGKTTLLDILAGLLSPDSGEVRLNGRSTDAAGRLGKTAYMHQRDLLLPWRTALQNAALGLEVRGIEGSQARQIAMESFPAFGLQGFEERYPAQLSGGMRQRVAFLRTMLPGVSPLLLDEPFGALDAMTRATSQAWLQSLLAEHPRTVVLVTHDIEEAIVLADRILVLSERPGTVRYVETIDTPRPRPRAFLTSPEFNEMRIRLLGELGLIDEQSA from the coding sequence GTGCCCGACGCGACCAAAGATCCTGCTCGTTCCGCGCTCGAAGTCGTCGATCTCTCGGCGACCTTCGTCGAGGATCGGCGCCGCCTACAGGTGCTGCGCGATGTCTCGTTTTCCGTGCAGACCAACGAGTTCGTCGCAATCGTGGGACCTTCGGGAAGCGGCAAGACGACCTTGCTGGATATTTTGGCCGGGTTGCTGTCGCCGGACAGCGGTGAGGTCCGGTTGAACGGCAGATCGACCGACGCGGCAGGACGCCTGGGGAAAACCGCCTATATGCATCAGCGCGATCTGCTGCTCCCCTGGCGCACCGCGTTGCAGAACGCCGCGCTCGGGTTGGAAGTCCGGGGGATCGAAGGGTCGCAGGCACGGCAGATTGCGATGGAGAGCTTTCCCGCGTTTGGATTGCAGGGTTTCGAGGAGCGCTATCCGGCGCAACTCTCGGGAGGGATGCGGCAACGGGTGGCGTTTCTGCGCACCATGCTGCCTGGAGTGTCTCCCCTGCTCCTGGACGAACCGTTCGGGGCGCTCGATGCCATGACCCGCGCGACGAGCCAGGCATGGCTCCAATCGCTGCTGGCCGAGCATCCCCGCACGGTGGTGCTGGTGACACACGATATCGAAGAAGCGATCGTTCTCGCGGACCGCATCCTGGTGCTCTCCGAACGGCCGGGGACCGTTCGATATGTCGAGACCATCGATACCCCACGGCCGCGGCCGCGCGCCTTCCTCACCTCGCCGGAATTCAACGAGATGCGGATCCGGTTGCTCGGCGAGCTGGGGTTGATCGACGAGCAGTCCGCCTGA
- a CDS encoding ABC transporter permease: MNEETPVQGESWMSRVGRWLLPLGLIGLLLLAWEFWVRWRDTPQWYLPAPSAVWHALVDNWQSIRSDAWVTLQEVLVGFGVAVLVAIPVAVAIERVTVLERALYPLVVATQAIPLVALAPLLLIWFGHGIMPKVVMVALISFFPIVVSLVDGLRSADRETLDLLRTMGANGWQQFRLVEAPSALPAFFSGAKIGMAVAVIGAVIGESAGSSAGLGHAISLYSASLKTDLVFACVLVLALMAIGLFGAIAVLERVAMPWRKWVVE; encoded by the coding sequence ATGAACGAGGAAACGCCCGTCCAGGGTGAATCGTGGATGAGCCGGGTCGGCCGCTGGTTGTTGCCGTTGGGTCTGATCGGGCTCCTGCTGCTGGCGTGGGAGTTCTGGGTCCGCTGGCGCGACACGCCGCAGTGGTATCTGCCAGCCCCAAGCGCGGTGTGGCATGCGCTCGTCGATAACTGGCAATCGATCCGTAGCGATGCCTGGGTGACGTTGCAAGAGGTGCTGGTCGGATTTGGCGTTGCCGTGCTGGTCGCCATTCCGGTGGCAGTGGCGATCGAGCGGGTGACGGTGCTCGAGCGGGCGCTCTACCCCCTCGTCGTGGCGACCCAGGCGATTCCGCTGGTGGCGCTGGCGCCGTTGCTGTTGATCTGGTTCGGACACGGGATCATGCCGAAAGTGGTGATGGTGGCGCTGATCTCGTTTTTCCCGATTGTGGTGAGTTTGGTGGACGGCCTGCGTTCCGCCGACCGGGAAACACTCGATCTGCTGCGCACGATGGGAGCGAACGGTTGGCAGCAATTCCGGTTGGTGGAAGCGCCTTCGGCACTGCCGGCGTTCTTCTCCGGAGCGAAGATCGGTATGGCGGTGGCGGTGATCGGCGCGGTTATCGGGGAATCGGCCGGATCGAGCGCCGGGTTGGGTCATGCCATTTCGCTCTACAGCGCATCGCTCAAGACGGATCTGGTCTTTGCCTGTGTGTTGGTTCTGGCGCTCATGGCCATCGGGTTGTTTGGGGCGATTGCGGTGCTCGAACGGGTGGCGATGCCGTGGCGCAAATGGGTGGTGGAGTAG
- a CDS encoding isochorismatase family cysteine hydrolase yields MADFVIDPSRTALLTIDFQNLFVEGQLAAPDGLATLERTNRLAASCRMFEVLVIHTRHVLRADGSNMGILGELSAAVRAGILSDGGHATAWHRDLVVEPGDLLVEKPRYGAFHGTDLELILRNKQIDTVIVAGIATNICCDTTAREAVARDFRVFFLSDGTATGETAGLSASSMQAATLATIDDAFGWVLSTDQAIEAIAAGARTGAASVVGATPPPICATASPPVRAPQSPQTTRWP; encoded by the coding sequence ATGGCCGACTTTGTCATCGATCCGTCACGCACGGCGCTCCTGACCATCGATTTTCAGAATCTCTTCGTCGAGGGACAACTGGCCGCGCCCGATGGCCTGGCGACCCTCGAACGAACGAACCGATTGGCGGCGAGCTGCCGGATGTTTGAGGTGTTGGTCATCCACACGAGGCATGTGCTCCGTGCTGATGGTTCGAATATGGGAATCCTGGGCGAACTCTCCGCCGCGGTGCGGGCCGGGATACTGAGCGACGGTGGTCATGCAACAGCCTGGCATCGTGACCTCGTCGTCGAACCGGGTGATCTGCTGGTGGAGAAACCACGCTATGGCGCCTTCCACGGCACTGATCTGGAATTGATCCTGCGGAACAAGCAGATCGATACCGTCATCGTCGCAGGGATCGCCACCAACATTTGTTGCGATACGACCGCCCGTGAGGCAGTCGCGCGCGATTTTCGCGTGTTCTTCCTGAGCGACGGCACGGCCACAGGCGAAACGGCCGGTCTGTCAGCCAGCTCGATGCAGGCAGCAACACTGGCGACGATCGACGACGCGTTCGGGTGGGTGCTTTCCACCGATCAAGCCATCGAAGCGATCGCCGCTGGCGCCAGAACCGGCGCGGCCAGCGTCGTCGGCGCTACTCCACCACCCATTTGCGCCACGGCATCGCCACCCGTTCGAGCACCGCAATCGCCCCAAACAACCCGATGGCCATGA
- a CDS encoding LuxR C-terminal-related transcriptional regulator produces the protein MSSFPVPRTMLIGREQERAWIRRAICQERSPLITLTGPGGVGKTRLAIAGAGDALRSFSDDVHWVDLEAIRDPVLIEPSVAMSFGITLPHGRPASETIAQALRNRTCLLVLNNCEHLIEACAGIVADLLVRCGGLHVLATSRAPLRIRAERVFPVNPLSPPAASSLFIERAQAVRPNFEIEIDDAQRRDISEVCDRLDNLPLAIELAAARCRTRSPEMLLAEIPNRLDWLGDGPRDLPDRQRTMRDTIAWSYDLLRPPEQGLFRRLSVFAGACAPPAIQRLCERVDGSTCDPMPALTELVDQGLLYQTEFSSTPRFAMLESIRAFGIEQLTASNEAAVIEAAHAEHFLDLVEDLHPNRIDPLERVDSRIQRLEIELPNVRSALDWFERHGDDLRLLRMTGALAVYWHARTHFQEARRWLERAIAMSEDAATVHRARALTGLALILWAEGAYDEAAVMANRGLAIAERFGDLEVIANARHVLGMIEEIQDHWEDARVHLVRVRDEWHALGASVEEAWAGTLLSRVALGQGDLPLAVQCAEDAAELFRAAGYPSGIATALSRLAEISRARGHDRNAAAAFHEALLLWFDAGERWLITLALGGLADLAAMHGQPRTAASLVGFLDALAREHGAPLLSAARLSRDRAQRVATIHLGEEIASEYIQSGQSMTLAAAVEQASAVSVPRVVQRRPAATGELTAREREILQLMAAMQTDQEIAELLSLSRRTVSGHVAHILAKLDAPNRRAAVARARALGLLVGPGA, from the coding sequence ATGTCGAGTTTCCCCGTTCCTCGCACCATGCTGATCGGCCGGGAGCAGGAACGGGCATGGATACGGCGAGCGATTTGCCAGGAGCGCTCGCCACTGATCACGCTTACCGGGCCCGGTGGTGTTGGCAAGACGCGCCTGGCCATCGCGGGAGCGGGAGATGCGCTCCGGTCCTTTTCCGACGACGTTCACTGGGTCGACCTGGAAGCCATTCGCGATCCCGTGCTGATCGAGCCATCCGTCGCGATGTCCTTTGGGATCACGCTGCCGCATGGGCGACCAGCGAGCGAAACGATTGCCCAGGCCCTTCGTAACCGAACATGTCTCCTGGTCTTGAACAATTGCGAGCATTTGATCGAAGCGTGTGCCGGCATCGTGGCAGATCTGCTCGTTCGGTGTGGCGGACTGCACGTGCTTGCCACCAGCCGCGCTCCACTGCGTATTCGCGCGGAGCGCGTTTTCCCGGTGAATCCGCTTTCGCCTCCGGCAGCATCGAGTCTGTTCATCGAACGCGCCCAGGCTGTGCGCCCCAACTTCGAGATCGAGATCGACGACGCGCAACGGCGCGACATCTCCGAGGTCTGCGATCGGCTGGACAACCTTCCGTTGGCGATCGAGCTGGCAGCGGCCCGTTGCAGAACGCGCTCGCCGGAAATGCTGCTGGCCGAGATACCAAATCGGCTCGATTGGTTGGGCGATGGTCCGCGGGATCTTCCCGATCGGCAACGCACCATGCGCGACACGATCGCATGGTCCTACGATCTGTTGCGCCCACCCGAACAAGGGCTGTTCCGGCGCTTGTCGGTTTTTGCGGGTGCATGCGCTCCCCCAGCGATCCAACGGCTCTGCGAGCGGGTTGATGGCTCAACGTGTGACCCCATGCCGGCCCTGACCGAGTTGGTCGATCAAGGCTTGCTCTATCAAACAGAATTCAGTTCGACTCCTCGATTTGCAATGCTCGAGTCGATTCGGGCATTTGGAATCGAGCAGCTCACCGCATCGAACGAAGCAGCTGTCATCGAGGCAGCGCACGCTGAGCACTTTCTCGATCTCGTCGAAGACCTTCATCCGAACCGCATCGATCCGCTCGAGCGTGTCGATTCGCGGATTCAACGCCTGGAGATCGAGCTCCCAAACGTACGGTCCGCGCTCGACTGGTTCGAACGGCACGGAGATGACCTCCGCCTCTTGCGCATGACTGGCGCTCTGGCAGTGTATTGGCACGCGCGCACCCATTTTCAGGAAGCGCGGCGCTGGCTCGAACGTGCGATCGCAATGAGCGAAGACGCGGCGACGGTTCACCGAGCACGCGCCCTCACCGGACTTGCCCTCATTTTGTGGGCAGAAGGCGCGTATGACGAAGCAGCCGTCATGGCCAATAGAGGTCTTGCCATTGCCGAACGCTTTGGTGACCTTGAGGTGATCGCCAATGCACGGCACGTGCTCGGCATGATCGAGGAAATTCAGGACCACTGGGAGGACGCTCGCGTTCACCTTGTGCGCGTGCGCGACGAATGGCACGCGCTGGGTGCGTCAGTTGAAGAGGCGTGGGCCGGTACCTTGCTCAGCCGTGTTGCGTTGGGACAAGGCGATCTTCCACTGGCCGTCCAATGCGCGGAAGATGCAGCGGAGTTGTTTCGCGCGGCTGGATATCCCAGTGGCATCGCGACCGCGCTCAGCCGATTGGCGGAAATTTCCCGCGCCAGAGGGCACGATCGAAACGCCGCCGCTGCTTTCCACGAGGCCCTGCTTCTCTGGTTCGATGCCGGAGAGCGCTGGCTCATCACGCTGGCGCTTGGCGGCCTGGCCGATCTGGCCGCAATGCACGGACAACCACGAACAGCAGCCAGCCTGGTCGGATTTCTCGATGCGCTGGCCCGGGAACACGGGGCGCCTCTCCTGTCGGCTGCACGTCTCAGCCGCGACCGGGCGCAGCGGGTAGCGACTATTCATCTCGGCGAAGAGATTGCATCTGAATACATCCAGTCCGGTCAGTCGATGACACTCGCTGCAGCCGTCGAACAAGCGTCGGCCGTCTCGGTTCCTCGTGTCGTCCAGCGCCGGCCGGCGGCCACTGGTGAGTTGACAGCCAGAGAGCGGGAAATCCTTCAACTAATGGCCGCAATGCAGACCGATCAGGAGATCGCCGAGCTTCTCTCCCTCAGCCGGCGCACCGTGAGCGGTCATGTTGCCCACATTCTTGCCAAGCTGGACGCGCCCAATCGACGTGCAGCCGTCGCCCGGGCGCGTGCGCTCGGATTGTTGGTTGGTCCGGGCGCATAG
- a CDS encoding LLM class flavin-dependent oxidoreductase, translated as MGQMRFGVMNFCRSPYRELVQRIRQFESMGFDSAWVDDDVLTPAYVDYEAWTLLGALAVETRRIRLGTMVTVPPFRFPAVLAVQVHTVDHISGGRIAIGLGAGGYSNNYGALGYDDWDPRERAERLEEYAAILSPLLRGEQVSFSGRYYTVRDAQAGQPVRSSRPPLIVAAHGERGLRTAARHADGWNTLGGQAYPAARDPSARISLAEAVASTKRLSDRLDAICEEEGRDPRSITRSVLVYRTLDDPLASLDAFDEYVGAYQEIGIEEVIFYWPPLDNLFPKSGEGVGGFSSIPLDTSQINAFERIVAGRISNR; from the coding sequence ATGGGCCAGATGCGTTTCGGGGTCATGAACTTTTGCCGGAGCCCGTATCGGGAACTCGTTCAGCGCATTCGCCAATTCGAGAGCATGGGGTTCGACAGCGCCTGGGTCGACGACGACGTGCTCACGCCAGCCTATGTGGATTACGAAGCGTGGACGCTGCTCGGCGCGCTGGCGGTCGAGACCAGGCGCATTCGGCTCGGGACCATGGTAACCGTGCCCCCGTTCCGGTTCCCGGCGGTATTGGCTGTCCAGGTCCATACAGTCGACCATATCAGCGGAGGGCGCATCGCGATCGGTCTGGGCGCCGGTGGCTATTCGAACAACTATGGGGCACTCGGTTACGACGACTGGGATCCGCGGGAACGCGCAGAACGGCTGGAAGAGTATGCGGCGATTCTTTCCCCACTCCTGCGGGGCGAGCAGGTCAGTTTCTCGGGCCGCTACTACACCGTGCGGGACGCCCAGGCAGGACAGCCGGTTCGATCCAGTCGACCGCCCTTGATCGTTGCCGCCCATGGCGAACGCGGACTCCGGACTGCTGCTCGCCACGCCGACGGATGGAACACGCTCGGCGGGCAGGCATATCCGGCCGCCCGGGATCCATCGGCGCGCATCTCCCTTGCAGAAGCAGTTGCCAGCACGAAGCGGCTCAGTGACCGTCTGGACGCAATCTGTGAGGAAGAGGGACGCGATCCCCGGAGTATCACGCGCAGCGTATTGGTCTATCGGACCCTCGACGATCCGCTCGCCTCGCTGGACGCATTCGATGAGTACGTTGGCGCATACCAGGAAATAGGTATCGAGGAAGTGATCTTCTACTGGCCTCCGCTCGACAATCTCTTTCCCAAGTCGGGAGAGGGCGTCGGGGGTTTCAGCTCTATTCCACTCGACACATCGCAGATCAACGCCTTCGAGCGGATTGTCGCCGGCCGGATCTCCAACCGCTGA
- a CDS encoding LLM class flavin-dependent oxidoreductase, translating into MQFGFMKLTRLPYADLQRDVQEAEAMGFDSAWIDDDLFTPSYADFDVWSVLGGLAVATERIRLGTLVTVPTFRIPSVMAMQALTIDQMSNGRLEVAIGAGGAAEGNPAIGAEPWSPRERSDRFGEFVEIVAHMLRGEPIDYAGHYYGAQVDFVTPPVQRPRPPLTVAAHGPRGMRYAARFAEGWNTVVNMHEPGKEDTNPPVDLAAAVAKQKDLCDKFDAICREEGRDPATVRRSILLDRALVDPWSSIDAFDEFVGSFAEIGIDLIAFYWPPLGNTIPDPTGKPLGPLGRVADIPVSAEQRRAFERVVAARVSNR; encoded by the coding sequence ATGCAATTTGGATTCATGAAACTCACCCGCCTTCCCTACGCCGATCTGCAACGCGATGTGCAGGAAGCGGAAGCGATGGGTTTCGACAGCGCCTGGATCGACGATGACCTCTTCACCCCGAGCTACGCCGATTTCGACGTCTGGTCTGTGCTCGGCGGCCTGGCGGTCGCAACCGAGCGCATCCGGCTCGGCACCCTGGTCACAGTGCCCACCTTTCGTATTCCCTCGGTGATGGCCATGCAGGCTCTGACCATCGACCAGATGTCGAACGGGCGGCTGGAAGTGGCCATAGGAGCCGGTGGCGCGGCAGAAGGGAATCCGGCCATCGGCGCCGAGCCGTGGTCTCCGCGTGAGCGTTCGGATCGCTTCGGGGAGTTCGTGGAAATCGTCGCGCATATGCTGCGGGGCGAGCCGATCGACTACGCGGGGCACTACTACGGCGCGCAGGTCGACTTCGTCACCCCGCCGGTTCAGCGTCCACGGCCGCCGCTCACGGTTGCCGCCCACGGACCGCGCGGTATGCGCTACGCCGCCCGCTTCGCCGAAGGCTGGAACACCGTGGTCAACATGCACGAGCCGGGGAAGGAAGACACCAATCCCCCGGTCGATCTGGCCGCAGCGGTCGCGAAGCAGAAAGACCTCTGCGACAAATTCGACGCCATTTGCCGTGAAGAGGGTCGCGACCCCGCCACCGTGCGCCGCAGCATCCTGCTCGACCGTGCGCTGGTCGATCCATGGTCGTCGATCGATGCCTTCGATGAGTTCGTCGGTTCCTTCGCGGAAATCGGCATCGACTTGATCGCCTTCTATTGGCCGCCGCTTGGCAACACGATTCCCGACCCAACCGGCAAACCGCTCGGCCCTCTCGGCCGCGTTGCCGATATCCCCGTCTCCGCCGAACAACGCCGCGCCTTCGAACGCGTCGTCGCGGCACGCGTCTCGAACCGCTGA